The Cervus elaphus chromosome 30, mCerEla1.1, whole genome shotgun sequence genome segment AAAGCGTCTGCAGCATGTTGCATCCCAAGCTCCTTTTCTTCAAAAAGAATTCCTCTTGGCGGCGGCGGCTGCTCAGGGCACCGGGGCCTTTTGTTTGGAGCGGCGGCGGGGGCCCCGGAGCGGCGAGGCCGGCGGCCTGCCCCTGCTTGCTCGGTCCCTGCCGCCCCTCGCGGGGGTAGGGGGCCGCCACCTGGGCCGGGCCTAGCCTTAGGCGCCGCCGCCCCGCCCTTAGCCCGCCCAGCCCGGCCCGAGGGGAGGAACCGGCCCGGCCTCCCCGCTCGCCCCAGAGCCACCTCTGGAGTCGCAGCTACTGCCCTCCGCGCGCCGGACCAGAGGCTACCCCTCGCCCCTCAGGCAGACGCCATGAAGATCAAGGATGCCAAGAAATCCTCTTTCCCATGGTTTGGCATGGACATCGGTGGAACTCTGGTAAAGCTATCATATTTTGAACCTATTGATATCACagcagaggaagaacaagaagaagTTGAGAGCTTAAAAAGTATCCGGAAATATTTGACTTCTAATGTAGCATATGGATCCACTGGTATTCGGGATGTACACCTTGAACTGAAAGATTTAACACTTTTTGGCCGGAGAGGGAACTTGCACTTTATCAGATTTCCAACCCAGGACCTGCCTACTTTTATACAAATGGGAAGAGATAAAAACTTCTCAACATTACACACGGTGCTATGTGCTACAGGAGGTGGTGCTTACAAGTTTGAAAAAGATTTTCGCACAATTGGAAACCTCCACCTGCACAAGCTGGATGAACTTGACTGCCTTGTGAAGGGCTTGCTGTATATAGATTCTGTCAGTTTCAATGGACAAGCAGAGTGCTATTATTTTGCCAATGCCTCAGAACCTGAGAGGTGCCAAAAGATGCCTTTTAACCTGGATGATCCCTATCCGCTCCTGGTAGTGAACATTGGTTCGGGAGTCAGTATTTTAGCAGTCCATTCCAAAGACAGCTATAAACGAGTAACCGGAACAAGCCTTGGAGGGGGTACCTTTCTGGGTTTATGTAGCTTGTTGACTGGCTGTGAAAGTTTTGAAGAGGCTCTTGAAATGGCGTCGAAAGAAAATAAACCGAGTTGTCTTTGTTGGAAACTTTTTGCGTGTCAATACTCTCTCAATGAAACTTTTGGCATATGCACTGGATTATTGGTCAAAAGGTCAGCTGAAAGCATTATTTCTGGAGCATGAGGGATATTTTGGAGCGGTCGGTGCACTTCTTGGTCTGCCAAATTTCAGCTAAAGTATCAGGTTTATCTCTGCTAATGTCATTCAAGAggaactgaaaaccagaggcattaTTACTGAGTTATTTTTCACTGGGAACCAAAGGATAAAAGAGTAGCACTCTTcctgttgatttttaaatgtcagaatGGTAAGCTGCTAAATGTTGCCATGTTATAAAGAGAGCTCCAGTAACATGAAATATTTCTAATtggattgcttttctttctgtatatAGCCAGTGTTAAATCCTTAAATGCAATACAGCCTCTGATGATTGAGCTTCCTCTcaaaaagactttattttatgTAGCCAGCATTGCAGTCCTGTATGTTCAAAGATGAATCTTAAAGTCTCAGAAATGTTTCGCTCATGAAAATAATTGATTCTGAATGTTTGTTACAAgtctgttctgtgtgtgtgttggttgctaATACATGGATAGTAACATACCAGTGTGGAAACTTATTGAAATGGCAATTAAAGATGATCGTTTTTATGTGATTTTAGAAATGTTAAGGAAATATTAATTATTCATTATTGTTTTCCAGACATATCTTCTCCCAAAAAGTGTGTTTATGTGATCTACCCCCAGAAGTATAACCTCTTTCAAATGCCATAATTTAATTGAAATACTGTTGTTAAACATTACCTGGAATTTCAGAGTGAACCCTAGGAAATGCACATAATTGGCGATACTGCATTTTTTGTATTTTGAGTTtatcagtacattttaaaatgttttttaattggaggcttaaTTACTTACTTGAAAATCTGTTTGTTGAGGTTCCAGGATGATTCAAATGGGGTGTAGTTTATGTGTATTGGTAGGGTTTTGTTCTCTTTCTACACCACATCTATCTTAGGCCCAGAGTTAGTTAGCCATTTCTATTTAATTAGTTCTGAAGCATCAAAGCTAAAGACTTTCTTTtatgaacagcaacaaaacattTATTCTAAACGGATGTTATGGAAATCTAAAGGACAAATGGTTTTGAAACTGGGAATCTTGAGGCATTATTGCAGAATTATGAAAGGATCATTGTATATTCTGGTAATAAAAACATTgtagttccaaaaaaaaaaaaaaagaattcctctTTCCTTCAAAGAAATGCCTGAGGATATTTGCTACCTGCCACCAGCGTAACGCGACTGACAGACATCAGAACACTCTCTCTGGTCATCTGTGCATCAAGCATACGGAGACAAGAGCAGGGAAACCTACTCATGAGGAGTTTAATAAATCTACGTTTCAGACAtccaaagaggaaggagaagaaagtcaCATACAGATCAATTTACTTCTTTAAAGATGAGTCATCACGGGAGGGGACAAATGGATACCTAAAGGCTGATCCGTGTTGatatatagcagaaaccaacaccatattttaaaagaagaaaaagaaagaaagtgaagctcCTCAGTCATATGCGACTCTTTGCGGCctgttggactgtagcctaccaggcttctccgtccatgggattctccgggcaagagtacctgagtgggttgccatttccttctccaggggttcttcccgaccaagggattgaacccaggtctcccacattgtaggcacatgctttaccctctgagccactagggaagccctttaaaaagatgaattgtCACAACTGGGACAAAAGGACTCTCAAACGTACCAGTAAAACCTTTCGATTTCATACGCAGGTTTTTCGAAAACATCTCAACCACTTCAACCCTCCGGAAAGGACGAGGAGCTAACCAACTCTTCAGCAGTCAGTCTTCCAGACCCCAAGGGGTCTCAACTGTCAAACCAAAAGGCAACAGCATCACAAAGGCCCCACCCCAGGATGCGAGGGAACGGAGCATCAGGCGCCAGCTGTCAGGAAGGGCTGAGCTGAGGAGGAAGGGGACGGCTCGGACAGTGGGAAGGTGAGCGCCACCTGGCTTTCCACCCTCGGCCGAAGAAGCAGGCCGGCGGAGCCACAGGGCCCACAACGCCACCAGGCAATTCCTGGCAGAGACGAGACTGCGTGCGGGCAAAGCAGTGGGAGGGACGGGGCAGCCAGGACCAGGGCTCCAGGGCCGCGCGGGGGCCCGCTGCCCAGCCCCATGGGGGTCTTGGCAGCACAGGCAAGGCCTCTGGGTCTGGGTCGACGTGGGCCTGGCTCCTGGATCAACTCCAAGTCCACGTGGCCCTCATACGTGCGCCACAGAGGGGGCCATCAGCTCTGCCTTGAgagcaaagaaaaccatttccCCGTGCCAGGCATGAACTTCTCCCGTGGGACTACACAGGGAACCAGGGGGCAGTAAATACAAATTCAACCCGGCCACAATAAGGTCCTGTGGAGACGACATCTTCCAGCCTGAGAACCAAGGCAGGAGTGCCAGGGTGACCCTGGGCCGGGGCCTGCAGGTCTGCCGTCTGGCCACCCGCTCAAGCTTCCCGAGGGGTCTCCACGGAAAGGCTGCCCCGCGAGCAGACGCCAGGTTCCACGGGACGCTGGTGGTGGGCACTGCAAACACGGACATGTCACCCTGCCAGTCGGGCGGGCCACACAGCCTGCGGCTATCCCACCTCCCGCCCCGGCCCCGGGGCTCCGGGAAGCCCGCCCTCCTTCCAGCTCCAGAGGAAAAACCCTGTTTGGTGGGAGGTGCTGAGGTGGCTTCTCCAGCCGAGGTTTTCTGCTCCAGAGAACAAAAGGGTGAGGCTGGGAGCCTCCCAGGTCCCTTTCTGCTCTAATAACCTAGGATATTCTAGCAATTTCTCTGCACGagacatgtttgttttttaaatgattttacttATTCATCTAATTTTTGaatgtgttgggtcttcattgctgcatgggcttctctagttgcaggcaGCAGGGGCAACTCTCTGGTAGCGATgtgaaggcttctcattgctgtagcttctcttgttgttggAACCcgggctccagggcatgtgggctcagtcgctgtggcttgcaggctctaaagcacaggttCAAGTGTTGTGGTGCAGAGGCTTAGCGGCTCCgtgaactgaacccatgtctcctgcattggcaggtagattctttaccaatgagctaccagggaagccttgttaaATGGCAAGCCATGCTGAATCACACAGAAAAAACTTGAAAGATCAACGTGTCCATACTCTGTTATTTTGCAGGGAAGGACACATGTCCAGCACCAGGTGACCAACTACAGGGCTGGTTTAACTTGGAGCTGGGACCCCCATCTTCAGAGGCAGGTGGACCATCTCCAGAGCTCGAGCCTGGGGGTCAGAATGGGGGACACGAAGCAAACCAGAGCCCCCTTTTCTAACTAGGCTTCATCTCCAGCTCGCTTTTGATTTTTCTCGAAACCAAATCTGCAGGCCTttcccccccgccacccccaaactcctctctccCAGTCAGACTAGGGCCACGTCATCCCACCAAGCTGCCTGGCCCAAAACACGGAGGCAAAGTATTGAAGTGGAACTTGAAAGCAATGGAGGAAGAAGACTTAATATTACAGTAAATTCAGGATCATGTACGGCTCACCGAGGATGTCCAAGCCCCCCAGAGCCCCACCTTCCTCCCAGGCCTCCTGCCACTTGAGGTGCTTTGCTCCCGTGTGTCTCGGACCGACCCCGACGAAAGTAGAAACAGTTCCAAGCcacacacagaaatgaagaccACCCAGGGCCTCTCCCCGCTGCCGTCTGAGTGACTCCGACACATCACTGCCCCTTCTTGCTGGTTCCAAGACACAAACAGTCCACAGACTGCAGACATCTCAGCAACAAAACACACCAGCCAGTTCACCGTGTTCTCAGCTCTGTCACTCCAAGCCAAGTTAGTCCTCCACCCCAGAACCCAGAGACAGTTTAGGAGTCGAGATGCAGAACCGCCAGCCCAAAAGGGAGTCAATATTCGATGAttcccccccacaaaaaaaaaaaaaaaaaaatcgatgaTCTACCAAACAACCCGCAAAAACACTGCATCAGCATCCCTCCTGACCCATGAGCAGGAAGGAAGTACCCAGGGAGGGAGTCGGCGATGGGAACGCTGTCTGAGGCAAGGTCAGGTTCTATTTTCCTGTTCTGTCTGTGAGCACCGTGCAGAATTCAACAGAAGAAAACTGAGGTGTAACAGAAGGGGCTCGGACAGTTCTCAGCTAATAAAGCAACTCTCCGAGCCTCGGCAACAGCCAACTACGGAAGACTTTCCCTGCTCTATGAAACCAATTTACTTTCTTAGAAATCAGAAAGGGCATGCTGCAGATTTGGCTATTTGCCATCTACTTACACtgagatggaaagagaaaaaccacataCCTATCTTTACAataacaggggggaaaaaagtacaCGCTATGGTTTAAAAACGAAGACCAAAACAGTCTAACCAGGAATAGCAGcagatttctttaatttttaaaaaaaaagaggccacACATCAAAATTCTATAGCAAATATCctacttaaagaaaaatttaacgtgcattttttttttaagatcaagaacaagaccaGTGTATCCCTCCCATCGCTGCCAGCCCACACAGTTCTAGAGGTCATGGTCATCAAAACATAGGCTATAAAGTGGTGATGTGAATGGACGGGGGCATAGAAAACCATCATTATTTACAGACATGAGCGTATGCATAGAAGACTAGTAAGAGTTCAGCAAGATTGCCAGAAAcgatgtgaaaaagaaaaaaaaaactcgtCCCCTTAAATAGGTGATAACCAACCTGAAAATATATCACTTAGAACAGCAATAAAAACGTGTCTGGGAACCTGCACAATCTTTCCAGAGGAAAATGTTTACATTGTATTAAAGCTCACATATGaaaacctaatttaaaaaatggacattCATAGCCAAGCATGGGATGACATAAGATGTCAATTCTCAAAAATCAATTCTGAAACTTCAGTAAGACTTTAAACTGAAAATGTACAAACTCATTCTAAGACATGTGGAAGAAAAAAGGTCTTCAGAGACCTCATATACTTGTTAAAAAGAGCAAAAGTTTTTGGATATATGTGGGCAGAGGTGGAGACCATTATCACTCCAGATATTACAACTCAAAACAAGGCCAAGGTAACAAtaattctctctcacacacacagaccatGAGTGATAACTGACCCAggaataaaacagagaaagaaacaggccTAGACATATAAGAGGACTTTGGTATATAACATCACatgaaagtggggaaaatactATTTTATACAATAGTATTATAAAACTTATTTCTACatggagaataaaaataaaatcctcatTTCAAACTGTATGCCAGACAGATAAAAGAGctaaatgcaaaaggcaaaattataaggctgataaaagatgaaaattttcATATAATTCTTAACCTTAGGTAACTGGTAGGTTCCTTAAAGAGGATCTCAAAAGCACAAATCTGAAGGTAAAAACTGACAGATTTAACTACATTAATATTAAGGATTTTTTTCAACAAAGGACACCCTGAAGTCAAAAGAACTGTAACAGAGTCAGAGAAAATACTTGTGGTATCTAAAACTGATAACATTTCAATATACATATCAAGTATTAGAACACAGGAAAACCAATTGAAAACTTAAAAAGATATGAACAAAACTCAACAGAGTAAGAAATCCCAAGGGCTAAGCATTTGTGAAGACACGCAAACCCACTACTGGCAGAAATGAAAACGAGCATAATAAAATGCTCTATTGCATTTATGgaattagaaaattttttaaagttgtttatcAAGACTGGCAAGGAAGTAGAAAAATAAGGCCCGACATCATTAACCATGAGGGGcatgcaaactaaaaccacaatgagataccacctcacctCCCTGAGGGTGGCCATCATAGGAATGCAAAGAGAATGCAGAGAAATCAGAATCCCCCTGGTGCAGGTCTTTGCAAAAGAAAACagcctggcagttcctcaaagtgTCAtacacagagttaccatatgacccaacaatttcactcctaggcacatacccaagagaaatgcaaTCATGTCAACACAAACGCCAGAAAATAATGTTCACGACAACACTGTCCGTGATAGCCCGATAGCGGAAACAGCCCCAGATGTTCATCATCTGCcaaatgggtaaataaaatgcAGTGCATTTGTAgagtggaatattatccagcaataGAAGGAAATAATGTACGGACACAGGCTACAAAACGGATGAGCTTTCTGAAACCATCATGCTAATGTATAATCAACCCCATAGCAGAATCGTCTATACTTGCATACAACATCAAAACATGTGAAGGGACTTTCCtgtattacttttctgacaaataCAATTGATAAAATTACCCTAAAAGTTCTAGGAACTTAAGAAAAAACACTCTTAAGTCAACGATCTGAATGCTTTATTAGACAAGGACTAATGGACATGCTTCCTTCATACCGATAATGTAACAAAAATGACTGGGAAAAGTAAAGGGTTGACAAACACAGCTTTGTTTTGCCCTGCACCTGATGTGCACTGATTAAACTGGCCTGATGTTTGAGAATATTACAGAATTCattgtaaaagaaaataataacccTAGTTTTAATATGCTAAATGTTAAGACTTAAATTTGGCAAGATAACTTttcccttaattaaaaaaaaaattcttaaattagCATTTACTAAATATCTAACATGCTAGACAGTTTACCTATGTGATTTCAATCTTTACAGTAATCCCATAAGATACGAGACAGTTAGGTAATCATGAACTATGATTCAAGACTAAAATCCTGGCTTAAGCAAGAATCTCAAAGTAGAGATTCTAAAACTCTGGCAATCTTCCCAAGACCAGAAAACCTACAGAGTTGAGATGCTGAACAGAATGAGTGACTCTAATGAATGCTACTTAAAAAGAAATCGGGCTTAGATTGATCTATAGCACCTCACTGTCAACTGTTACAATCTTATGTCCTCACAGAGTAACTTAAAGCCAAAGAAGTCCCTCTTTCCTGCACACCACACCCAAACCACTCCTCACTCCCCAACACAGGGTTTCATTATGACCTTGTATTTTCATGGCAGAAAGTCCCAGTGGTATTACATAATGGTTGGGATACGAAAGCTTTTGGTTAATATTCCAGCTGGTTTTAACTTTCCCCAAATTAAACAAACTGCGGTGAATGAAAGGTCTATGGCATCATCTTCAAGACCTTTTCAGGCCTCAGATTCATCAATGTAAGTTTTCACTGTTGCATTATTCCACCTCCTCCCTaaattggtggtggtgtttttgtttttactatgGGGGCGGGGGAACGGCAAGTGGGGGAGAGACAGGCTACATAGCAACTCTGTAATTTGATTATAGCTACACAATCAAAATTCGCTCCAATCTGCTGACCTTCAGTAACAGTCAATATATTTAGACCACTTatctattgttttttaatttctccttaaGTACAGCACTGAAACAAAAGCATAAGTATGAGACTTCTAATGCGAATCCAGCAAGACAGAAACCAGTCTCTGCTCACTTCCTCTTTCCTCAGTCTCGCTgtgtcaagttcagttcagtcgctcagtcatgtctcgactctttgcgaccccatggactgcagcacgccaggcttccctgtccatcaccaactcccggagcttgctcaaactcatgtccattgagtcagtgacgccatccaacctgccttcaatatttcccagcatcagggtcatttccagtgagtcagagtCCCTTCACACAAGGTGAAACCCTGAGGTCCTCTCCCCGTCACCacttaaaagactaaaaacaCTAGCTCTGAAAGCTATGGAGAGTTTTACAAGGCAGGAACAGCCACATCAAACACAGTAATTTTCAACTTTGTGTCAAAGATGCATTCCTCTTACATGTCGATTTAAAGTGTATCTTACTTGACAGCACAGTGGTtg includes the following:
- the LOC122686912 gene encoding LOW QUALITY PROTEIN: pantothenate kinase 3-like (The sequence of the model RefSeq protein was modified relative to this genomic sequence to represent the inferred CDS: inserted 2 bases in 1 codon) — translated: MKIKDAKKSSFPWFGMDIGGTLVKLSYFEPIDITAEEEQEEVESLKSIRKYLTSNVAYGSTGIRDVHLELKDLTLFGRRGNLHFIRFPTQDLPTFIQMGRDKNFSTLHTVLCATGGGAYKFEKDFRTIGNLHLHKLDELDCLVKGLLYIDSVSFNGQAECYYFANASEPERCQKMPFNLDDPYPLLVVNIGSGVSILAVHSKDSYKRVTGTSLGGGTFLGLCSLLTGCESFEEALEMASXKKINRVVFVGNFLRVNTLSMKLLAYALDYWSKGQLKALFLEHEGYFGAVGALLGLPNFS